The nucleotide window CATTAGAAAGAGGGTAACGGATCTTATTAAATGGTGGTAAGAGGGTAAGTAATGGATAGCAGGAGAGGATATTTATTATACTTGAATGTGAATTTAATAACAGGAGGAGAGAAGTTATGATAAAAAAGATATTTAAATTGATGTGTCTGGGGTTATTTTTAATTCTTGCTGTAATATTATTTGCTGGCTGTGGTGGAAGCCAACAAAAGCAGAGTAACCAACAACAAGAAAATAAGTTGACAGTCGTACGTGTTAGCCATCAACCAGAATTTGAATCATTTTTAACATATAATGCTATCAAAGAAGGATTAGATAAGAAAAATGGCCTTGAGCTGAAGATGGTTTACTTTGATTCTGGTATGCCCCAGATTGAAGCCCTTCCCGCCAACCAGTGGGATGTGGGAGCTGCTGGTGCTACACCGGCTATAATGGCTGCCTTGCGTTATGGTACCTATTCAATTGGTATTGGTGACGATGAATCGATGGCCAATGTTGTCATGGTAAGACCTGATAGCCCAATACTTAAGGTTAAAGGAGCAAATCCAAAATATCCCGATATATATGGTTCCGCTGAGTTGGTAAAAGGTAAAACTATTCTTGTAACTACTGTTTCCGGTGGTCACTATTGTTTGTCTAGATATTTAAAGGCCCTTGGACTGACAGAAGCTGATGTAAAAATACAGAATTTAGAACAGGCGCAGGCAGTTGCTGCTTTTGAGTCAGGTGCTGGAGACATGGTTGTATTATGGGCACCTTTTACCTATACCGGACTTCGTAAAGGATGGAAGGTAGTAGCTACTGCCCAACAGGTAGATGCTATTTTCCCAATCATTATAATGGCTAACAAGAAATTTGCTGATGAG belongs to Moorella humiferrea and includes:
- a CDS encoding ABC transporter substrate-binding protein, which gives rise to MIKKIFKLMCLGLFLILAVILFAGCGGSQQKQSNQQQENKLTVVRVSHQPEFESFLTYNAIKEGLDKKNGLELKMVYFDSGMPQIEALPANQWDVGAAGATPAIMAALRYGTYSIGIGDDESMANVVMVRPDSPILKVKGANPKYPDIYGSAELVKGKTILVTTVSGGHYCLSRYLKALGLTEADVKIQNLEQAQAVAAFESGAGDMVVLWAPFTYTGLRKGWKVVATAQQVDAIFPIIIMANKKFADEHPDLVVKFLDIYFQQIDKIKKEGKGLADLYKAFLNDWGGLDISKEDAAMDIELHPVYDLKEQLAMFDSSNGPSKMEKLMGDIAEFFASQGKFTMEEKDKVMKSGFITDKFIKELAKQKGLIK